The following are from one region of the Oryzias latipes chromosome 12, ASM223467v1 genome:
- the gpat3 gene encoding glycerol-3-phosphate acyltransferase 3 translates to MTDPVSAAAAVFQLWLLIVVFFIVLPAMFGISLGVSGVYIQVLVRILQWATVRIQRGRQEQPGGATPSAGIIEHTGGSMEEEMEQLRLSRRPEAGEFSLSDAIYFCQKGLESIVEDQVTQRFSSEELASWNLLTRTNQNFQYISLRLTIFWVLGVFVRYGVLLPLRVALAVIGLSWLVLGTTVVGFLPESSMKNWLSELVHLTCYRICARGLSATIHYHNKENRPQKGGICVANHTTPIDVVILANDGCYAMVGQIHRGLMGVIQRSMVRSCPHIWFERSEMKDRHAVTSRLRAHVSARTKLPILIFPEGTCVNNTSVLMFKKGSFEVRGTIHPVAIKYDPRFGDAFWNSTKYNMVSYLLRMMTSWAIVVNVWYLPPMTIQAGEDAAHFASRVKSAIARRGGLLDLAWDGGLKRGKVKDCFREEQQKMYSSTVVQNGIEPPGSSRNPPEEE, encoded by the exons ATGACCGACCCGGTGAGCGCGGCTGCAGCCGTCTTCCAGCTGTGGCTGCTGATCGTTGTGTTCTTCATCGTGCTGCCCGCCATGTTCGGCATCTCTCTGGGCGTCAGCGGCGTCTACATCCAGGTCCTGGTCAGGATCCTGCAG TGGGCGACCGTGCGAATCCAGAGGGGACGTCAGGAGCAGCCTGGCGGCGCCACCCCGTCTGCAG GGATCATAGAGCACACAGGGGGGTCCATGGAGGAGGAGATGGAGCAGCTGCGGCTCTCGCGGCGACCCGAGGCGGGCGAGTTTTCCCTGAGCGACGCTATTTACTTTTGTCAGAAGGGTTTGGAGAGCATCGTGGAGGACCAGGTGACCCAACGTTTCTCCTCCGAGGAGCTGGCCTCCTGGAACCTCCTCACACGGACCAACCAGAACTTCCAGTACATCAGCCTCCGCCTCACCATCTTCTGGGTGCTCGGCGTCTTTGTCCGATATGGCGTGCTCCTCCCTCTCAG GGTGGCTCTGGCCGTCATCGGTCTGTCGTGGTTGGTGCTGGGAACCACGGTGGTGGGGTTCCTCCCAGAGAGCAG TATGAAGAACTGGCTGAGCGAGCTGGTCCACCTGACCTGCTACCGAATCTGCGCCAGAGGACTGTCCGCCACCATCCACTACCACAACAA GGAGAATCGGCCCCAGAAAGGAGGGATCTGCGTTGCCAATCACACCACACCAATAGATGTGGTCATTCTGGCCAACGACGGTTGCTATGCGATG GTGGGGCAGATTCACAGGGGGCTGATGGGGGTCATCCAGAGGTCCATGGTGAGGTCCTGCCCCCACATTTGGTTCGAGAGGTCAGAGATGAAGGACCGGCACGCCGTGACCAGCAG GCTCAGAGCTCACGTCTCTGCCAGGACCAAACTTCCCATCCTCATATTCCCAGAAG GAACCTGCGTCAACAACACCTCTGTCTTGATGTTCAAGAAGGGAAGCTTTGAAGTCAGAGGAACCATCCATCCGGTCGCCATCAAG TACGACCCTCGCTTCGGAGACGCTTTCTGGAACAGCACTAAGTACAACATGGTGAGCTACCTGCTGCGCATGATGACCAGCTGGGCCATCGTGGTGAACGTGTGGTACCTGCCTCCTATGACCATACAG gctgGGGAGGATGCTGCTCATTTTGCCAGTAGagtgaaatctgctatagcGCGTCGGGGGGGTCTGCTGGACTTGGCGTG GGATGGAGGCCTGAAGAGAGGGAAGGTGAAGGACTGTTTCAGGGAGGAGCAGCAGAAGATGTACAGCAGCACGGTGGTGCAGAACGGCATCGAACCCCCGGGGTCCAGCAGGAACCCCCCAGAGGAGGAGTGA